The genome window TTTGACTTTCTGCCATACCGTCGAGAATTTGGATGGGGCGAATCGTGttctttgttgatgatgaggagcTTCGTGCGTCGTTATTCGACTAGGTCCAGCGGTAGGCCCAGGATATGGATCAGAGATGGTCTCCTCCCGTCGAAGGATGGTCGTACTGGGTGCCATGGTTGAGCGGATACAAGTCTCACACAGGAGacaagaggaagacttgGCAGTTGTCGATTTATTATAGAACTGATATTGTATATGTGACGCTGTTGTTGGGGCGCGCCCTCGGTTTCCGTCGCTACGGGCGCTGGCGTTgaccacgacgacgacgttgTGACCGTGTGTCGATTAAATGATACCCAAGCGTTGATTAAAGATAGAACTTGAAGAAAAGGGCGAAAACCGACCGATAAACGCGCCTTGACGGGATAATCGAACTACGTTGTTTGACAGGTGGGTTAACGCAAGAACGAGATCTGCCGTTGCGTAAGAACGAGGTTGTAAGACCTGCTGTACCAAAAGTGTACAATTGAAATTTAATGATGTAAAAAGCCAAAAAGGGAGAGCGTGTTCTTTACTTTTGACTCCCTGTTCGCTACCAGCCAACTGACTAGCTTGTCGAGACTGCACAAAAGATGCACGGAGAGAGAGATATATATACAaggggggagagggggatgaaAACACTAAAGGCAGACGGACGAATGAGGGTACAAGGCACGCAAATTGTACGTTATTATCCTTAAGGAGACGAGCTCGGAGCCCAGCGTTCTGTCTACCGTAAGAAGAAAAGCAGAATGAAACAAAACAAACTTGGTTATACGGGGTGTGAGGAGGCGTGTCGGATggggtgatgtgatgtagGTGTGATGTAAGAGGTTGCACAGTGTTCCtcaaagaacaagaacaactATTCAGTCACTCGTTGATCATGCTGTctggatgggatgggatgggatgtggTGTGATCTAGACCTCTCCTGTTCGCAGCAAGACAAGCACAGACAAGCACAGACTGCGCCTGGACCAAACGAGAGAGTTATTACCCCTTTGGGGGTTCTCACCCTGCTCATCTCGATTCCAGTATTCCAGTAAATAAATGGTCCATGTTCCAGCAACGGAGGCAGATTTCACCGGACTGTAAGTGGGGCAAGCGATTAAGGTGAACGAGGGCTGTGCCTGAACGTGGTCTGAGATGTGTACGGTGACACAAAGCATGACGTAGAGTAGACAGTCGCGAGAGAGAACAGTTTACATGTTGATTCCAGCAGTGGACAGTTGTTCAACAGCATTTCGCATCGTATTGACCTGCATTGTCTTCTGGCATCGACATTCACATCGACATCAGCAACGTGCGCCATGATCAGGGGTCGACTGATATCGCTGAGTGTCATAGTGTCACCGAAGACACCTTTGTCGGGGAGATCAGCATACAACTTGATATCATCACGACCGTCCTCGACACCGTCGACATGCGATCAATTATCGACTATCGGCTTTCGACACCTGCACACATCCCATATCAGCCTAGAATCAAATAAAGAGAAACAAGGGGACATCAAGTCCAAGTCTGAGACCAATGATATCAACAAAGCCGAATCAGGCGATCCGATACATATCGAAGGAGCTACCGACCTTTCACATGCTCATTTCATCTCGTCCgcatctcctcgatcagaTTTCAATCCTGCCCAAACACCTTTCGCAGGGACAGATccgacttcctcttcatctaTGAATCATATACCTGATCCTGCGAAATGGGAAGGTAAATTATCACCTACGACATCGCATCTATTCAAATTGATcttaccacttccttcccccTCAACTTCATCCAATGGATCACCCACGCCTCGACCTACCGCgtttctccttcatccttcacAACCACTCTCGCATCTCTCTCGACTGATCGCTGGGAGTCTACCGACCGCTTATCGAGGATCCGATATTTCTTATCTCGCTTTGACAGGCCAAGAATCGGATATCGATTCTCATCTACGTAAtgccgaagaggaagaaaaCCAACAAAATGATCAGGGTAGACAAGAAGGTGGACCTCATTTGACAGAGAGGAAAagcgaagatggaagatggcaagAAGTTTCATGGTCGCAATCTACCGATCTGAGCGATTTCATCAAACAAAGTTGTCTCAATGAGAGATTCAAAATCGTCATTTCGCCAGAGAGTGACAAAAAACAGGAAGAGTTGGAATTGCAGGTTGTTATACCTAGTTTCGCGAGCAGGACAGCATACATCAGAAAGAGATTGATGACTTTGACCAAGGAACTGGATAGGATGacaaagcagaagaagcagtGAGTGTAACAGCCATTTTACTTTGATCTCGCCCTCACACAACGTGCCTGTGTTCCCGTCGTTCCGCTATCCTTTTCACCACGACCCCAACGATGAAATCCGCTGACTCTCTTCGCCTGTATCTGCTAGAATCGATTATGCTGCCCACAAAGGTGCGCAAAGATTGGCAGTAGCGGCTCTAGGAGGTGGTGTCGCCTACTGGGCAGCAGTCATTCGTTTCAGTGAGTGAGCCAGCTTTGGAGGTCTATCTCcacgtcgtcatcttcgcatCTCTCGCCATTGGTAGTCGCCAAGCCAGCCATGAACCTATGCTGACCTCCGATCCCTCTctcagccttcttcaccgacgCAGGATGGGATATGATGGAACCTGTCACCTGGGCAACCGGCTTCGCAGCGTTGTTAGGCTCTGCTGCGTTCCTCATGTAAGTGATGTCTTTCTCCCCGTTTGTGGAACCATATGTCATCATGATGAGCTGATATGTCTTATTGTACAGCTACCACAATCGGGAAGTATCATACTCATCGCTACTCGATCTGTCCATAACagctagacagaggaaaCTGTACGAACAAGCCGGACTAGACATTGAGCGATGGACCGAGATGGGTAAGCAAggctcatcttcatctttgcATAGAGCTAGGAATGCTGATCGTTTAATCTCGCCCTCTACCAGTGTCCGAAGCAAAGACCCTTCGTCGAGAGATATCACGAATAGCGGCTGACTATGACATCGAATGGCGAGGCGAACTTGAGAACTTGGCAGAAGAAGCGGCCAAGACAATCGAATCGAGAAGAGCGTCCGCCTCCCAGCCCTCCAGTTCGAgcagtggtggtagtggcgaatcatcatcatcacgaaACTTTACTGAGAGttcagatggagaaggagaggaagtggaagaaaaGTTGGATATTGATAAAACGATTGACGAAGCTGCTGAATTGGCTGAACAAtctgaagagaagagaagtaaAGAGAAAGCTGCacagaggaaaggagaggtcATCGAGCCGAATAAGGGGGATAAAGatagaggggagaggaagagaagaggggaggGCGAAAAGAGTGATAGTGagttgagagggatggaaCGGGGTAAGAAGGCGGCCAGCGGGGGAAGGTAGAGCCAATGTCGAAAGGGTTCAAGTATAGCAGAAGCGAGGTTGATCTGTGTCACAGTCATTTAGGATAGGGGTATCGACAAGGAGGGTAGCCACCTAATAGGGTAGAACGTCGCTCCGAGACGTAGCGTAGGTGTACACACGGGTTTAGATAGTGATTCGGGAATAGATTTGTTCAGACGATAGATCGCGATTTGCATGGTTCATACACATATACCACCTTTTGTAGCATATACGCTTTCCATGACATATCATGCGATGCATGAGCTTAAATGAACACTTCTTGAGTGTCTCCTTTTTCTACATATCTACATGTGCTATCGGTGTCACTCCCCACTCTACGACTTCACCGCTCAATACACCTTTTCGCTACTTTCCAAGTCTCTCAACACACCCGTCGATCTCTTAGCGTCCAAGAACAGTTCTCCCAGCTCTTCGATatcctccactcccacctcaatcttcccttttcctctcGCCAAGATCCCTGCCGGACTCAAAAGTTGTAGCGCGAATCTCAAACTCGAtttctccccttcatccGCCAGTTTATCAAGAGCTTCGGAACCGACGACGATTCCTTCGACTTTACATCGCATTTCGACGACTTTGCGTATTTCGTCTCGCGAGTAAAGGGCAGTCTTGACGATCATACAtcgatcaaggagatcgaTAGGTAGACCATGAGGTGATCGGATTCCGGTAGACGAGGAGCCGGCGGGGCCGTCGTATTCCGTTCCTCGGATAGTGGAGATTCCACGGTTGGAAGCGAGAACGACGTAAGGTGACATTGGTGATTCGAGAGCTCGGTTCAGGTAGGTGAAACATTCCATGTCGAGCATGTGAACCTGGGGACAAGTGGATTGGAGCATAAGCATGAATCAGAGGGAATAACCAGACAGAAGCTGCAATATTGTGTCGCCcgtgcaactcacctcatcgaTGAACAGAACACCTGGGACGAGCTCTGCGACGCCTTGTTCGATATATCGATCGACGACCTTGTtgatctctcttctcaatTTATCCGTCACTTCtgtccttccacctttcacCAACTGTCCCATGACGCTCATGATATCCTGACCACCTTGCGGTCTAGCATTCGCCATATCCAAATCGTGCAGTGTGACATCCTGAACCAGCTCTTTCCTCTTATGCACGTCCCCCTTCGGTAAAGGGACGTACTCCTCCGCTTCCAGATCGTATTCTGACGCATAGGCATCGGATCTTCCAACTCGCTTCACGGCACCAGTGTTGGCTTCGATGTAAATCACATCGCCGACCACTACTCGTTCTTTCTGAATAGCTTCGTAGACTGATGGATCGAGTCGAAGTTGTTTTGTACCCTTGACGGTTTTCAAGCCGACAATGACGTGCGAGATGGTCTTTCCATAGCCGGATAGAGGGTTCTCAGCTTCAGAGGGGGTAAGTTCGGTCACTTCGCCTTCGTAGacttctttcgtctctttGATTCGGAGGCCTACAACAGAGAATGGGTAAGCTAGACTCTGAAttggaggagcaggagataCCCACCGATAGCTCTTCGGAAACAACTGCCGAGCACTtctgtcttcttcacttcaccAGAGTATACTTCTGAACCGACCATTGCGCAGAATGGGACTTTTGATCCGAGCTCTTGACTCagggcgagagcgagagcggtCTGCGCGGAGTTAGGTGAGAAGCAGTCAGCTTCCGATCATAATGACTTCAAGCTTTTGGTTATGTGGATGTCTTGAAGGTGCAATTCGagctttactcaccttgcccgTACCTGGCGGTCCGACCAATAACAAAGGTCTACCTGAATGTCTACCCAACTTCAACAAACTCAAATGCAACCCAAGTGCCTCTCTTGCCATCTTCTGTCCGACGAAACCTTGCGAGAAGTCCATCGCTGTTCCATCGTCTGCGAGACCTAATCCTTTGATATGCGAGTGGGTCGCTATTCGTGATTCGCGAAGGGTGGAGGGTGGGGGAGGTTGGGTGATGATTACGCCTGATTGGGGTTGGGGCgctgtggaggaggaggatgcagCGGCGGCGGGGGCGGGGGTGGCGGCGGGAGCGGACATTGTGCAATAAACGGAATTGCTGCTCTTCGTCTTGTGTTACGTGTTTGATattggagaggaagaaaggaagattgATGTCGCTC of Kwoniella shandongensis chromosome 3, complete sequence contains these proteins:
- a CDS encoding RuvB-like helicase 1; the encoded protein is MSAPAATPAPAAAASSSSTAPQPQSGVIITQPPPPSTLRESRIATHSHIKGLGLADDGTAMDFSQGFVGQKMAREALGLHLSLLKLGRHSGRPLLLVGPPGTGKTALALALSQELGSKVPFCAMVGSEVYSGEVKKTEVLGSCFRRAIGLRIKETKEVYEGEVTELTPSEAENPLSGYGKTISHVIVGLKTVKGTKQLRLDPSVYEAIQKERVVVGDVIYIEANTGAVKRVGRSDAYASEYDLEAEEYVPLPKGDVHKRKELVQDVTLHDLDMANARPQGGQDIMSVMGQLVKGGRTEVTDKLRREINKVVDRYIEQGVAELVPGVLFIDEVHMLDMECFTYLNRALESPMSPYVVLASNRGISTIRGTEYDGPAGSSSTGIRSPHGLPIDLLDRCMIVKTALYSRDEIRKVVEMRCKVEGIVVGSEALDKLADEGEKSSLRFALQLLSPAGILARGKGKIEVGVEDIEELGELFLDAKRSTGVLRDLESSEKVY